In Capricornis sumatraensis isolate serow.1 chromosome 2, serow.2, whole genome shotgun sequence, the DNA window TGGATATATGTTCTTGGTGATTAAATAtgtgttttaataatttttctctttttgttgagGAATTTAATAATTACACATTTAtacataagtaagtaagtgaagtcgctcagtcgtgtccaaccctttgggaccccatggactgtagcgtaccaggctcctctgtccatgggattttccaggcaatagtactggagtggattgccatttccttctccagaggatcttcccgacccagggatcgaacccgggtctcccgcattgtagacagacgctttaccatctgagccaccagggaagttcataactatatataattttaatagtcCAAGGTAGAGAACTTAGCTATTTTATTGATGGATCAGTCATTTGGATTAGTGACAAAGATGTAGGTAATGAAAGGCcaaggttttgtggttttttttggtgtttttttttaactttttatttttcgttggggtatagccagttaacagtgtTGTCAGTGTtgtgagtttcaggtggacagcaaagggactcagtgaAAGGCCCAGTTTATAGTGTAATAGCTAACACACCTGGATGTTGAAACTGCTTGGCCTTTAGAAACACATGGGTAGATAGAAAACCAGATCCAAGGGGAGTGGCTAACAGGAAATGGAAGCAGCAGGAGAATTTGAGACCCCTGTTAGGGGCCTCTCTGTCTCTAGACCTGGCTTAGCAAACCTTTCTCGTAAGAGGCCAGGTAGTGACTATGTTAGGTTTTGCAGGCAATGCGGTGGGAACTACTCAATTCTCTTGTTGCATCACAAATGCAGTGGTAGACAATACACAGACAAACTGGTTCAATAAAACTGCTTACTTATGAACACTGTAATatgaatttcatatattttcaagTGTCATGAAAGCtaccttaaatttttaaaaaaatcattaaaaaatgtaaacaagcATTGTTagctgggggggggggttggttaaaaaaaaaagcactttctgaatttgtctcagttttctcatccaggTTTAGATAGATTTCAGTAAAAGAAAATGGGCCAGGAGTGGACTGTAGGGTTTTGTTCAGTGAAAACGTCTCTACCCACCGCTGCACATAGCTGAATTTTCAAACACCTTTCACATTGTAATTTCAACTGAGAGATATTAGAGCGAAAatatatttcaggcaaagataaGAAACAGCTGATTTTATAATCACTGGCAATTATTTATTCCTAATAATTTCAcaaataatttacaaataattCTTTGTGCCAGGCGTTGTGCTGTATCTCAGGACTGATACGGCGCTATCCACATTTCAGATGAGGACACCACTGAGGCCCGCTGAAGTTAGGTGACAGCTCCGATCGCCAAGCTAGCGTGGCAGGGGCAGGAGCGACCCcctaccccccccaccccccccacgtCTTTTGACCCAAATGGAGCTCTTTTGCAAGCCACGTCCAGATACCCATGTTTGATTCTTCTGCTCTGTCCATATTGGCTGGGAAACTTTCCCTAAATTCAGAAGGGACCGTTTAGTGTGAAAGCAAGCGGGCGTCAGTGTCCCCAGCTGTGAGATGGGGATGCCCTGCCTCAGCGCCGTCTCTTCTCGCAGCCGGTGCAGGGCCGAGCGAGGGAGGCAGCCCCGCTGGGAGGTGAAGTCTTCCGGCCGCCCGGGGAGGGAGGCAACGCCCGGGCGGCAGGGGGCGGGTTTTCGGCGGCGCCTACCCCGGGGCGGGCGCGGCCCGCATGCCTGCGCGGCCATGGCGCTCCCGCTCACCGCTCTGCGCGTGCTGCTGGGCAGCTTCTTTGCGCTCACGGGGGCGGCCAAGCTCTCGGAGCAGATCTCGGCTCCGGTGTCGGAGCAGATGGTGAGCGGCGCGGCGTGGGCGGAGGGCGTTCGGGCGGGGGATCGACCGCGCGGCAGCGGGGGCTGCAACCCCGGCCGTTACCCAGGTGCCCGGCCGGCCCGCCCCTCCTGCCCGCGCCCCGCGGACCCGCGGACCCGCCTGCCTTCGGGCTAGATGGCGCTAGCGCTGGGGGAGAGCGCCTGCCCCGCGGCGTACACGTGGGCACCGGCCTGGGGAGTTCCTCCGAGTTCTCTGGCATCCCCTTCCCATCGGGTATCCCTTTCCAGGCAAATCTAGAGCCGGAAGAGGAAAGCTCGGGGTCCCTTTGCGGGAGGGAGTAGGACCGAGCTCCCTTGCTGCCCTCCTTCGTTTGCTTGAGTTCTTGGAAAGTTCACGAGGCAGAGGTTTAACTAATCCCCGCTTAGCCGGATAGGAAACTTGCCCTGAAGGTGGAGTGTTTCTGCTAAAGGTTACACAGCTAGTCAGGAAGCAGGACCCAAACTTTAGACCTTCAACTACcttagggaagcctggcgtgatgctctccgtggggtcgcagagtcggcgcgactgagcagctgaactgaactgaacttagaatcCGGAATCCTTCCCGGAACCGGAGAGGGAGGCCTAGAAAGTCGCCCTTCGGCTCCCTGTCTAGTTCCACTCGGGAATGCTGACATGTCCTTCTGCACACCAATCCACCGAGCCCCTTAAACCAGCCAGACTTTCTAGACAAAGTAcaccccacctccccgcccctgCCCTCTTTTGGCCTGGCTTAGGGTGGGTTGTTTGGGGAAACATCCTCAGAGCCTGACGGCTTAAAGTTTCTTCCTTAGAGCCCTGAGTAGGGGAGGTAGAACTGAGGTTGGGGAGCAGGAAAAAGTAGCCACGCTAAGGGTCCAGGTGAAGTCATGTGGCTCAGGACAGAGTTTGACTCAGTGAGTTGAGTCACTCACTCTGAACCCGTCACCTCCTGTTCTGTCTGCTGCAGTGAGATCTGGGTCCCAGCATATGATATTCAGTAGAATCTGTTTAATGAACAAAAAAGTCTCTCCTTCCATCCCCTTCCTCATCTCCAAATACTCCCTGCGTAGTAGCCTGAAGAGAAACCAGGCCaggcagaaggaaagagaagtcaTGAAGTTCCCAAGTCTTGGCACTAGATGAGAGGGGCCAAGCCTAGCTTCCTCTTCCTGGAATCTGGGGCTGGGTTGTAAACTGGTGAGAAAGTTTGTCCATCTCTGTACCACCATCCAGCCCTTTTTGGAGCATAAAGTGTTCTCTGATGCCAAAGCTCAGCCCCTCAGGGAGGCCCTCTCCTTTCCAGGCTGGCTGAGGTCAGCCCTGGCCCTGGCCTAGAGTACCAGCTCCTTTGCTGGGGGAGTTAAGGGTGCTGGCACAGAATGCCCCTGCGGAGCATCTGGGCAGTGGATCCTTGGTGACTGTGGCTGACAGGCATTCCCTGCCACCCCTAGAAAGCCCTGTTCGTGCAGTTCGCTGAGGTGTTTCCGCTGAAGGTGTTCGGCTACCAGCCAGATCCCATGAGCTACCAAGTGGCTGTGGGCTGGCTGGAACTGCTGGCTGGGCTGCTGCTGGTCCTGGGCCCACCGATGCTGCAAGAGATGAGTAACTTGATTTTGACACTGCTCATGATGGGTAAGGGGGGGTGTGCACCCGGGCTGGTGAAATGGGGACTTCTGGGGGAGGGTGATGGAAAAAATCTGACTATTCTGTTTACTGTTGCCACCCTTTTTTCTCTGGAACCAGAAGCGCTTTCTGCTCAATTGCAGTTTCCATGGTCTTCAGATTAGGATAGGTGCTTTTAAAACTTACACTATAACAATTGTCGGCAGTTCTATTGGCTGCATGATATTTCTGTCATAAGGATATATTGGAACCTAAAAGCCCCTACCCCATTCTCTTCACCCCCTGCCCTGAGATGAGGGGAGGGAGTAGCAGCTGCTACTGGACTCATGTGTCTGGCAGGTGGAACAGCAAGAAAGCTGGGCCCCCTGAACAGAAAGGCAGATGATTCCTGGAGGGCCCCCTTTTAGTGGCTCTCCCCACAGGAACTGCCAGTGTACAAAGACAGCTGCTGCTTCAAAGGCCAGACATCTTTAGGCTCTTCTGTATCCCCTGGCTTTGTGTCACCCTTGCTGCTGGTGCTCCTGCCCTTCTTCCAGGCTTGCTTTCCATCTCCGCAGCTTGCCCCATTTTCAGCTCTTCCCCACCATATCCACCACCAGTCCATgggccttcccttcccttccctggggATGAGAAGGAGAAGGATCAGGGGCAATCTGATCCTTCAGAAAATGCCCACCTACTCACTCCATGCCCTGTTTGGTTGGATtgttcctgttttctttcttgccATCTGAGAGGGGCTGTGTTAGTTTAAGAAGCTTCTGATTTCTGGTTCTGCTTTTTCTGGGGGATCAGAGGGTTGAGAGCAGCTAGTTTAGGGTGTgtatgtggggggagggggacggTGTTCAAGAGAGGGCTTAGGCTGGAGTGGGTCAGCCTTGGCTGGAGGGCCTTGATCTGGATCTCCCAGGCATTTCCAGGGAGCTTCAGAAACCTCATTTTCCATTCTAGGGGCTATCTTCACTTTGATGTCTCTAAAAGAGTCACTGAACACCTGCATCCCAGCCATCGTCTGCCTggggctcctgctgctgctggatATCTGCTAGCTCTAAGTCCAAACCAGAAAAGATGTCCAGACCCACTAGGAAGAAGTCTCCAAGTCCATTCAAGGAATCCTGGGAGTAGAGTGTCTTGTCCCTTCAGGCCATGTCACTGTCAAAGCAGAAATGTGGTGGGACGCAGAGCATCACCTTGTTACCCGTATACCCAAGGGTGGCCAGTGTTGAAGTAGACATTTGGTCTACCTGGCTCTGCTTTCTCAAGTAGACATCTGGTCTGCCTGGCCCTGCCTTTCACTCGGACATTTTACTGCTCTTTTTTTGAAGAGTCCATGTTACATACTCTTAGCATTCCTCATGTCATGTGAAAGTAAATTTAAATCACCCGAACTTTTAATGCCCCCAAATAACTATTGATACTTTCTATTCCTTTGTATAACTGTACCTCCCAActtttttctgtgtctttattcagatgtttttaatgaaaatgagacTGTATGTACTACTTTATTTTGCTTGCTTTCTAAACCTAACACACTGTAACTAACACCATTCCCCATGTCTGTTTTATCTCATTGATGTTAATGGTTGCGTAGTAGTCCACTGTAAGGGTACAGTGTGATGTATTTATAAAAGCCCCCACTAGGAACATTTGGATTGTTCCCAATttttttagctattgtaaacctCACAGTAAATCACCTCTACatacttattttctttcctttgaagtGAGGGGCTGATTCAAAAGGCATGcatgtttttaagattttattataaGCTTAGAATTTACACACTGAGTATGGCAGAATATTACAAATACCTGATTTTGCCTGCTGAGCCACATGAGATAATCCCTTCTATTCCTTTTTATCTCATGCACTTTAGAGTCACAAAGCTAACAAAAATGCGCATTGAGTCATCATTTTACAGGATCTGAAACCGCCAGGGCACTCAGTGCAGTGCTCCTTGGACATCTATGTAGAGGCAGGGGACAGCCAATTCCAAAAGGTGCTGCGTGTTAAAGCAGTGCCGGAAACCTGGGATGAATTGCAGAAGCCCTAGGGACTCAGAAGCGTGTGTGTGAGACAGTTCTCAAGGGACAGTGACCATGTTAGGGTGCCTACTGTCATATCACCAACTGTCTTCACCTAGGTAGGGAAATGATGTGCTTCCTATCAAgggaaataatgaagaaaaaatgttcatttacttATACAAATACGCTAGCCACCAGCCTACAAATTGCTTTTGCGGGTAGGGTCAGTGGCTTTTTGGAGCCCACAGGAGTAAAAGAAATCTCTGTATATTACTCCATTTCATCTTCACTATAGAACACTAATTTCTGCTCTGACACTGACAAGCTGGGAATCTCAGGCGAACTGGCACTCTTTGGTGTCTGAAAACACAGTGATGCAGTCTATCTATAGTaggtgtgtgtgggtatgtatgtgtatatatatgcatactacATACGCCGgtgctgctcagtcgtgtttgactctttctgaccccaaggactgtagcctgccaggctcctctgtccatggaattctccaggcaagaatactggagtgggttgccatttccttctctggtggaTCATCCCAACttggggatcaaacttgtgtctcctacattgcaggtagtttcttcacctgctgagccatctgggaaacccacgACATATACAGTGTCAAAACAATGAGGAACCTTTTTCTGTCATGAGAGGTCCAGAGATAACATAGCTTCAGTTTCAATGTTGCATATTTTGGCTGCTTTACGATGACACCAGACTGATATTCTTTCAACTTTGTCCTCTGCTGCTTTCAGTTTATTGACTACTGACATCAGGGTTGCAAAATAGCTGCAGTAGCTCCAGATAACACATTTGCATATAATATACCACgatgaaaagaaagaggagagctCTTTTAGAAGACCCCTAGGTTTCCCCTCATATCCCACTCTACAGAATTACATCACTGGCATGGGGAATGGAATTCCCATGATGGACTTAGACTAGTTAAGATTTACCCACACTGGTCAAGTGGTCAgcaaagagaagggagagagtaGGTAGTGCCTCTTACAGCTTACTTGCAAAATATGGGTAATAATGGCAAATGTTTTCATAGAGTTGCTGCGAAGACTTAGTGAGTTAAAGTGCTACAATAGTGCCTgcacataataagtgctcagtaaatgctgttATTAAATAGCAGTTCTACAGATGGGAAAGTGGATTCAGAAAGCTTAAGTGCCCACGTGTCAGTGCTGAGACTAGAATTAAGGCTTGATTGACTCCAGAACCCACACTTCCCACCGCACCAGCTGCCAAAGTCAGAAGTGGGCAGGCGTGGCACCCCTGCTCTTCAACTTGAAGGTAAATGGGATGATCAGTCCAACGTAATTAAATCTGCATTGCTTCCCGGAATTGCCCCTCTGCATGGATATTTTGAAGCTCTTGAAAGTAGAGCCTGGACACCCTAGGAGCCTGGCCTCTTCCCATTTCCACCCCTTCCAGGATTCCACAGCCAGCCTGTCTCCAGCCGGGACTTTGAGTAAAATCTCTCACAGCTGGCATTAGATTGAAGGCCTGGCCTGTAAGGTGATGAGAAGCTACAGGGCCCTGCAAGCTTGACTCTAGGGCCCAACCAGCAGCTGCAGGAAAGGCAGGGTGCTGGAGAAGTAGGCTGGCCAGCTGGTATGGAGGAGTAGTTGGGATTGACAGCAGCAGGAGTATCTTCAGCTTTAGCAGTGCTGCCTCACTCGCAGGAGAAGCCAAGCCTTAGGAAATGGCACCCTCCTCCCCAAACCACAGCCTAAGCATTGGTCAGGTCAGCAGAATGACATTCAGCAGCAAGGCCTTCCTTATAcatttctgtctccctccctgtGCCCCCATGCCTTGCAATGATACTCCTTTCCTTTGGGGCTCTGGCTGCATCCCACAAACCCCACTCATAGCTGCCACAGGTGGACCCCTGCCCCTCCAGCTGTTGCTCCCATTCTTCATGTCCTGTCTAGGATTAGTTGGTTGATGGGAGGGTCTAGAATGTGTGGGTGGGAGTGGATTCTGCTTTGTCTCAGCTGCTTAAACCCAGGGCCCCAGAGAGCTGTAGCAGCCAGAGCAGCAAGAGGTAGGAGTGATCTGGTGGGATGGCAGAGAGAGGTTCAGAGTGGGGAAGTGGAGGGCCGGAGACTTGGTGGACAGTgcctggagggagggggagaaagggataGACTCATTCAGGATCCCAGAAAGGATGAACCTGCGAAGTTCAAAGGCAGAAGTACAAATTTTGGTATTGGAGGAACCAAGTTTTGGGATATCCTAGGAGTGTGACTGTATGCCAAAAATAGGAACAGGACATAGGCTTGTGTGCTTATCCCCCCTTGGAGAGAGGGGCAGTATGCCCAGATGTCTTTGTGCTGTTTGACTGAGGTGTCTGTCTCTTAacgctgtgtgtgtgcctgtgtgggtGCACACATTTATCTGTGTGCTGCCTAGAGGGGAAGGGAGCTAATGGTTATGACGTATCTCCCCAGTGTCAGCCAGTGCTCAGAGTTTTACTTATGTTTTCTCATAATCCTCcgaacaaccctgtgaggtaggtatttTAGTCTCCATTTTACAGCAGAGAAGATAGGCTCCGTGAAGctgagtaatttgcccaaggtcacacggcaGATAAATGTGTGTATCTAGAATCTGCCTGATTTCTGGGCCTGTGCTCCATTTGCTTTGCTGTGTAAAGTTCCAAATCAGACTCCGGACTTCTTTGTGGTCAAAAGACGAGGGGGAAGGAAACAGGCTGGAAAGCCTGAGATGTGAAACCTTTTCAGCCCTGCCCAAGGTGCTCCAGGCAAGCCCCAGAGAGGACATTCACCAAGGTAAGTCCAAGGTCACTGTGCAGGGGCCTGTCTCCTGGGTCTCTGCATCCTACGGCCGTAACTCCATCCATGCGTCTCCCCTACTGACCTGGATGGCACTGGAGCTGGAGGCTTTCGGGGAAGGAGTCTGTATTCCACCCTGGTTTCTCTATGACTTCCTGTTGGCTCAGCCTTGCTGGGGCTTAATGCACATGCCAGTGCCCCACAAAGTGGAACCCTACTCCACCTATAAGGGGGCACTTCCACCTTCCCAGTCACCAAGGTGAAAAATTTCCAAGCTGTCTGGGATTCCTGACCCACCCTCATTTCCCACATCTTTCACCAAGCTCATTCTACTAACTGGCGTCCTCCCTGCTCCACCTCCAGCGGGTGCCGGCGGAACTAATTCCTCAGCCCCTCACAGGGGCTTCCCGGCTTCTAGTCTCCTCCCACCACGGATTTTGGAAGAGAGGACGGGTCTGGCGAGGAAAGGCGGGGTGGAGGGCTTCTTGTGCGGCTGGCCTCCGCAGTGACCTCTCTTCCTCTTGCTAGTCCAAGGTCCGAGATGAACAGGAGCGTGGGGGACCTGGGTGTTGGCGGCTGCAGCCCCTGGGACGACCCTGCTCGCTTCATTGTGGTGCCCGCGGCCTATGCCTTGGCGCTGGGCCTGGGGCTGCCGGCCAACGTGGCGGCCCTGGCGGTGTTCGTCCGCAGCGGCAGGCGcctgggccaggccctgcgtcTCTACCTGCTCAACCTGGCCCTGGCCGACGTGCTCTTCACGCTCACGCTGCCGCTGTGGCTCACCTACTACCTGGGCCCGGCCCACTGGCCCTTTCCGGAGGCCGTCTGCCGCGCAGCCGGGGCCGCCTACTATGTGTCCACCTACGCGGCCGTGGCCTTCGCGGCGCTCATCAGCGTGTGCCGCTGCAGCTCCGTGCAGCGGCCCGGGCCCAAGGCGGCCGCCCGCCCGGCCTTGCGCCGCCGCGGCCCCGCCCGCGCCGCGTGCGCCGCCGCCTGGCTGGCAGGCCTGGCCTGCGCCGCACCCTCGCTGGCCGCCCCGCACGCGCTGCGCCCCGGGCCGGGCGGCGCCTCTCGCTGCCTGGAGCGCGGCTGGGCGCGCGCCGGCCTGGCCTACACCACCGTGGCCTTCTTCACCGCCGCCTTCCTGCTGGTGCTCGCGGCCTACCTGAGCCTGGCGCGGGCGCTCGCCTCGCCCTCGGGCCCGGGCCCAGCCCCCGCCGGTCCGCACCGGCGCGCGGCCAGGACCATGGTGTTGGGGCTCCTGCTGGTCTTCGCCCTCTGCCTGGCACCCTACCATCTGCTGCTGGCGCCCTGGGTAACCGGGCAGGAGGTCGCCGCGAGCCGCGAAGGCGGTGGATGCCGGGCCACCTCCACGCTCGACGTCCTGCACACCCTCAGCCTGGCGTTGCTGAGTCTCAACAGCTGCCTGGACCCTCTCATCTACTGCTTCTCAGTGCGCCGCTTCCGCCAGGACTGCTGGGCGCTGAGCTgccgtctgggggtgggggcatctGGGGTGCACTCGGCCTCCTTGGCCTCTTCCTAGAAGGGTCCCTGGCCCGCTGCCTGCTTCACCCCTGGGACCCTCCCAGCCGAGTCCTGGGTGGTGGAAGCTCTTTGCAAGGACGTGGATTCCAATTCTGACACAGCCACATACTAGCCGCCTGtaactgtagacctccaggctctgccaaaaggggaaaaaacgTTCTTTGTAACCCGAAAGTTCCCTAGACTTTACCAGTGTTTGGATACGCATAGTATgccattgtttttaaaat includes these proteins:
- the TMEM35B gene encoding transmembrane protein 35B, giving the protein MALPLTALRVLLGSFFALTGAAKLSEQISAPVSEQMKALFVQFAEVFPLKVFGYQPDPMSYQVAVGWLELLAGLLLVLGPPMLQEMSNLILTLLMMGAIFTLMSLKESLNTCIPAIVCLGLLLLLDIC
- the LOC138070689 gene encoding platelet-activating factor receptor-like is translated as MNRSVGDLGVGGCSPWDDPARFIVVPAAYALALGLGLPANVAALAVFVRSGRRLGQALRLYLLNLALADVLFTLTLPLWLTYYLGPAHWPFPEAVCRAAGAAYYVSTYAAVAFAALISVCRCSSVQRPGPKAAARPALRRRGPARAACAAAWLAGLACAAPSLAAPHALRPGPGGASRCLERGWARAGLAYTTVAFFTAAFLLVLAAYLSLARALASPSGPGPAPAGPHRRAARTMVLGLLLVFALCLAPYHLLLAPWVTGQEVAASREGGGCRATSTLDVLHTLSLALLSLNSCLDPLIYCFSVRRFRQDCWALSCRLGVGASGVHSASLASS